The region TTGGTTGGAGTTGACTGGTAGAACATGCCGACGGATGCCTTGACGTTCGTGCGGTCATCCAGTTGATAGGAGAATCCAAGTCGCGGCGCAAAGTTGGCATTCGGCGTGTTGAACTTGCGCGAGTTGATAAATGGTGCGTTCGGATTTGCCTGAGGCCCTTTAAACCGATCGTAGCGGCCGCCATAGATCACCGTCAGCTTTGGCGTGACGCGCCAGGTGTCTTGAACGTATGCTCCGAAGAAGAGTGACGCATACCCAATTCCGTTGGGGTCCTGCTGGCTGTCGAACTGGGTGTAGCCATACGGATTCGTCCCATTAGCTGCTGCAAGATAGCTATCGAGGGAACTGAAGGTGTACCGATTGAAGCTTTGAAAACGCTGACGATTAATCAGTTGCGCAAGGCTGAAGCCGCCCTTGAAGGTATGCTCCCCGCGAATATAAGTGATGTTGTCACTGCCGCTTGGAACCTTATCTGTGTACTGGTCTCCTCCGCTATAGGAAGCTCCGATATTGGCAACGCCCGTGATCACAATAGCCGGGTCCTTCCCGCCCTGCGGGCCCGGGAAGTGGGAGTTGTTGCGGAACGGCCAGGAGAAGCGAAGCTCGTTCAGCAGATGATCGTTGATCGTCGAGGTCAGCTGCATGCCAATTACATGCGCACGATCCAGGAAGTCCACGCCCGTGCTGCGGGCGTTCAGGCCGCCCACCTGGGTGTTATACGGAAAGTCGTTCTTGAAGTAGTTGTATCGGATAAACAGTGAATTCTTGCTGTTGATCGTCCAGTCGCCGCGGCCCAGCACAAAGGTTCCGTGCAGCAGGCCGGGAGCAGCCGCCACCTGATCGGCTGGGAGCCCCAGCGCCTGTACGTTTGCAGGGGTGATGGTGACCGGTGAAGGCGATCCACGGACAACGTGCTCATAGGCGCCGAAGAAGAAGAGTTTGTCCTTAATAACCGGACCACCCATATTGGCCGAGTAGTCTTCCAACTCCAGGTTGGGCTTTGCCTTCGTCTTATTTGCGAAGAAGGGATACGCCGTCGCATCCTGCCAGCGGCGAAGCCACTGGAAGAGGCCGTGATAGTCGTTAGTACCGCTGTTCGAAATCACGTTATAGACGTTTCCTGAGGTCCAGCCGAACTCTGGAGCAAAGCTGTTGGAAACGGTCTGCACTTCCTTAATAAAGATATTGCCGATGGGGAACAGGCGCAGGCCGATACGATCGCTCTGCGTATTCACCATGCCGTCCATCTGGTAGTTGATGCGGTCCAGCAGACCGTTGGTGTTCAGCGTACGCGGAATCCCCAGCTCCGGATTCGGGTGCCCGCTGACACCCGGCTGGAAGAGGATGAAGTTGTAGGGATTGCGCGACGTAAGCGGAAGATTTTCGACCTCGCGCGAATCCAGCGTGCGTTGAATGTTCAGGGTCGAAGGATCGATCCCAATGGTGGTTGCGGTCACCTCAATCTGCTCCGAGGCGCTGCCGACGTTCAGAGCGCTGTCCAGCAGGGCCTCTTTGCCCGCCGTCAGCACGATCTGATCGAAGTTCGCCGTCGAAAAGCCGTCCTTCGCGATGGAGACCTTGTAGGTCCCGAGCGGAAGATTGACCAGCACATAATATCCATCTGCCCCCGTCTGGATCGTCCGGGTATAGCCGACAGCGGCATTCGAGATCGTAATGCTGGCGCCAGGGATGGAGGCCCCGCTTGCGTCTGTGACGTGGCCACGGATGGTTCCATTGATGGATTGGGACTGGCCCCATGCTGCCGGCGAAGAGATAAGGACAGGGAGTCCCGCTAGAATCGCGGCTCCTAGAAGAGAGCTTCGAAAGCTACGAAGAGTCGACAAGGTGTGCCTCCTGGGACCGCTAAAACCTCTAAATCCATCGTGCAAAATCGGTGCTGTCGCTGAGACTGAATGCGATCTCGAACTTAGTAAAACCTATTAAGTAAGTGGCAAGGTGCCTTCACACTAGAGAAACATCACAGCACTGTCAATAAAAAATCTGGATTGTCGAGGTTAATCGAGCAGGCGAGCTTCTGAAGCAATCAGGCTCAAACAGATGGCACCGTAGAGCTGCGCCTGCGTTCCCAGCGAGCTCGACCGCACCTGCGGCTTCGCAAACTCGTTGCGCGCCAGCAGCTTCTCGGTTGCCTTACACAGTTCCGGGTGAGAGCCGACGCCACCGCCCAGGATCACCACCGATGGGTCGAGCGTAAGCGACATCTGCACAATGCAGTCTGCCAGAATCTGCGATGCATACTGCACGACCTGCGCGGCCACCCGGTCGCCATCTACAGCCAGATCGAAGATCTCACTGGCTCGCAGCTTCTCAAGCTCGCTTCCATTGGAACGCCGGTCGCGGCTCAGCAGCCTCCGCCATTCCGCTTCAATCGCCAGGCCTCCGATCGCCCGCTCCAACTGGCCGGTTGCACGGACCTCCAGCGCCTGTCGCGACTGCCCGTTTACGGCCGCATAGCCAATCTCTCCGGCGCTCCAGTTCGCACCGTGATGCAGTCTGCCACGCAAAAAGATGCCGGCGCCCACTCCCGTACCCAGCGCGATAAAAAGGAAGTCATCCACTCCCGTCGCCGATCCTCTCCAGTGCTCGCCTACTGCTGCCAGGTTCGTATCGTTCTCCACAGTCGTCGGTATCCCGGTCTCGCGTTCCAGTACGGTGCGCAGGGGGATCTTGTTCCAGTCCTTAAGATTGGGGGCCGACAGCACTACTCCGGCATCGGCATTGGTTACTCCAGGAGCGCCCACCGTCAACTCCAGGACCTTCTTCACCGAGGTGGACGCCTCCTGACACATCGTCTTCAGTCCGTCGTGGATCAGACAACAGACGGCCTTTGGCGTGCGTTGTCTCTCGGTAAACTGTGTCGCCCATTGGGTTACGATCCGGCCGTTCAGGTCCGCCAGCACCATGCGAAGCCGTGTTCCGCCAATATCAATGCCTGCCACATAGCCCCGGGTCGCGTTGAAGCGAAGCATCTCAGGAGGGCGACCGCCGCTCGATTCACCATCGCCCAGCTTTTCCACCAGGTTCAACGATTCGAGATGCGCCACGGCGCTTGAAACCGTCGGCGCGCTCAAACCCGATAGTCTCACCAGATCTGCCTTGGAGCAGGGGCTATGCTCGCGCAGGAGCCGCAGGAGTACGCGCGCATTCACCTGTCGAAGATGGGACGGACGGGACGGCTGCGTCCCGGTTCCTGAGAGATATGGAGAAGATGAGGAGGACTGAAATCGCATGGAGGATCGTCTGTCGAGTCATCATATCCTAAATTTGTTAATAATCTTTACAAAGTTTCCCCACTTTGGTATCCATTACCAGCAAAGAACATTCATGGCCAGGCAAGCTGCAGCCAAAACGTAAGATCATGGATACAACCAGTCGCATCCTCCAGGAGCTGATCGTTCATGAGATCTGATGTACATCGCGGAACTGCCGCCGCGATCCTCACTCTCTCCTTCGCATTGCAGGGAGCCGTCACCGTAGCTCAGCAGCCTGAGCCTGCCCGTTATCAATCCGCCTATGCGCGGCCGCTACCCTTCGATCGCGGCTCTGTCGGTCTTGCGCAGACGCTTCAAAAGCTGCACACGCGTGCCTCGCTCACCATGATCACGGCGCATCCTGATGACGAGGACGGCGGCATGCTCACCTATGAGAGCCGCGGCCAGGGCGTCGACACCACGCTGCTCACGCTCAATCGCGGCGAGGGTGGACAAAACGTCATGACCGGCGACTACTGGGACCAGCTTGGCACACTGCGGACGCAGGAACTCCTTGCCGCCGGCAACTATTATGACGTGCATCAATATTGGACGCGCGTCGCGGACTTCGGCTTCTCCAAAACCATTGAGGAGGCGCTCAAGACCTGGGGTGAAGAGCGCGTCCTTTACGATGTCGTTCGTGTTATCCGTATGCAGCGTCCCCTGGTGGTAACCAGCGTCTTTGCCGGCAACGTCTCCGACGGCCACGGACAGCACCAGGTAGCAGGCTATTCGGCGCAGCGGGTCTACGCGATGGCAGGCGATCCCAAGGTCTTCCCCGATCAGATCAAGGCTGGCCTGATGCCATGGTCGCCGCTCAAGGTCTATGCTCGCGTTCCCTTTGCCCGCGTCTCCGAAAAAGGAATCTACGACTACGCAACCGGGCACTATGCTCCCGTTCGCTTCCGCAACTACGTCGACAACACCTGGATCGAGGGTGTCCCGTCGACGACCGTCGAAATTCCGAGCGGCAACTATGATCCCGTCCTCGGTCTCTCCTACATGCAACTCTCGCGCGAAGGTCTGAACGAGCAGAAGACGCAGAATGGCGGCGTCGCCATTCCGCTGCCGCGGGCCTTCTCAACTCCATATCATCTGTACGCGTCGCGGGTTTCGGCGTCCGCGAAGGAGAAGACCTTCTTCGATGGTATCGACACCACGCTGGCCGGCATTGCCTCCTACGCTCCCAAAGAACAGCAGGCTGTGTGGCGTGAAAAGCTGAACGCTCTCAACACGACAGTCGAGTCTGCGATCCACGCATTCAATGCAGCCAACCCGGAAGCGATCGCACCTGTTCTCGCAAAAGGCCTCTCCCAGGTCAATGCTCTGCTCGATGAGCTTGCGAAGAGCAAGCTCCCGGCAGAGGACTGCTACAACATGACGCACGAGCTGAAGCTCAAGCAGCGGCAGTTCAACCAGGCCCTGCAGGAGTCCCTTGGGCTTACGATGATGGCCAACACCATCGAGGGCTCCGGTGCCCCGGCACGTGTTGGACCGTTCGGAGACATGTCGACGCAGCTGCCCACATCGCAGACCGTCGTCCCCGGAAACAAGGTTGGCGTCGCCGTGCACGTGGCCGATCAGGGAACGGAACCGGTGGCCCTCAGCGAAGTAAAGGTCATCTCCGAGGCCGGTGACGGCTTTACGATGACTCCTCGCTCTTCCGCCAGCCATCAGCTCGCTCCCGGTGGTACGACCGACGAAATCCTTGATGTGGCAGTGCCGCGCACGGCTGAGCTGACGAAGCCTTACTTCAGCCGGCCCAGCCTGGAACAGTCCTACTACGACATCAACGATCCTCGCTATCTCAACCTTCCCACGCGGCCCTATCCGCTTCTGGCTACCGCGACGGTCAACTACCGCGATGTAGCGATCACGTTGTCCGGCGTCGTCCAGACCGTCGATCGTGTAAACGGCCAGGGCCCTGTTCTTGAGCCCCTGCTCATCGCTCCTGCAATCTCTCTCTCCGTATCTCCTTATGCCGGCGTGGTCGCTCTCAACGATGCCTCTATTGAGCTTCACGTCCAGTTGCACAGCAGCGTTAAAGGACCGGCGAAGGGAACCATCCGGCTCGATCTTCCTGCGGGGTGGAAATCAATCCCTGAGGTCGCGGACTTTGCCACGCGCCGCGAAGGCGAGGACCAGAACCTAAGCTTCCGTGTGCAGCCGCAGAATGTTCAGACCAAGCCCTACATTATTACCGCAGTTGCGGAGTTTAACGGGCAGAAGTTTACCCAGGGCTTCCAGACGGTTGGTTACCCTGGCTTGCGTCCCTACCCGCACTACCGTCCGGCCACTTACCGGGCCACGGCGGTCGA is a window of Edaphobacter sp. 12200R-103 DNA encoding:
- a CDS encoding TonB-dependent receptor is translated as MSTLRSFRSSLLGAAILAGLPVLISSPAAWGQSQSINGTIRGHVTDASGASIPGASITISNAAVGYTRTIQTGADGYYVLVNLPLGTYKVSIAKDGFSTANFDQIVLTAGKEALLDSALNVGSASEQIEVTATTIGIDPSTLNIQRTLDSREVENLPLTSRNPYNFILFQPGVSGHPNPELGIPRTLNTNGLLDRINYQMDGMVNTQSDRIGLRLFPIGNIFIKEVQTVSNSFAPEFGWTSGNVYNVISNSGTNDYHGLFQWLRRWQDATAYPFFANKTKAKPNLELEDYSANMGGPVIKDKLFFFGAYEHVVRGSPSPVTITPANVQALGLPADQVAAAPGLLHGTFVLGRGDWTINSKNSLFIRYNYFKNDFPYNTQVGGLNARSTGVDFLDRAHVIGMQLTSTINDHLLNELRFSWPFRNNSHFPGPQGGKDPAIVITGVANIGASYSGGDQYTDKVPSGSDNITYIRGEHTFKGGFSLAQLINRQRFQSFNRYTFSSLDSYLAAANGTNPYGYTQFDSQQDPNGIGYASLFFGAYVQDTWRVTPKLTVIYGGRYDRFKGPQANPNAPFINSRKFNTPNANFAPRLGFSYQLDDRTNVKASVGMFYQSTPTNLWFNALGLDGSNRTNTFSITQPAGATSGVLAFPNIPSSGTAAPQNVTTISPDFKNEYTWNATLQVSHEFSRYDTFKLGYIMTSGRNLMYQHNINPIFSLSNVTGYLADGRPILGAARLDSRFNQINQVESGANTSFNALLVSYVRSLSHGIQINANYTWSHTISDGPEVDTFEQNLSIQDTTNLKRDRSNSIVNHPNAFNLTAVLQPEFSLSKGFWNTLANDNMVALLANVSSGDQQNIITNVSLNGDSSVASVTRPLFVGRNSLRSPSVYQIDGRYTRTFPKLFERISPSFLLEANNIFNHTNVTNLSPTQSVVRTANSPLGPIGTPSGPLAINRTSVLEARIVQFGVAARW
- a CDS encoding ROK family transcriptional regulator translates to MRFQSSSSSPYLSGTGTQPSRPSHLRQVNARVLLRLLREHSPCSKADLVRLSGLSAPTVSSAVAHLESLNLVEKLGDGESSGGRPPEMLRFNATRGYVAGIDIGGTRLRMVLADLNGRIVTQWATQFTERQRTPKAVCCLIHDGLKTMCQEASTSVKKVLELTVGAPGVTNADAGVVLSAPNLKDWNKIPLRTVLERETGIPTTVENDTNLAAVGEHWRGSATGVDDFLFIALGTGVGAGIFLRGRLHHGANWSAGEIGYAAVNGQSRQALEVRATGQLERAIGGLAIEAEWRRLLSRDRRSNGSELEKLRASEIFDLAVDGDRVAAQVVQYASQILADCIVQMSLTLDPSVVILGGGVGSHPELCKATEKLLARNEFAKPQVRSSSLGTQAQLYGAICLSLIASEARLLD
- a CDS encoding PIG-L family deacetylase, translating into MRSDVHRGTAAAILTLSFALQGAVTVAQQPEPARYQSAYARPLPFDRGSVGLAQTLQKLHTRASLTMITAHPDDEDGGMLTYESRGQGVDTTLLTLNRGEGGQNVMTGDYWDQLGTLRTQELLAAGNYYDVHQYWTRVADFGFSKTIEEALKTWGEERVLYDVVRVIRMQRPLVVTSVFAGNVSDGHGQHQVAGYSAQRVYAMAGDPKVFPDQIKAGLMPWSPLKVYARVPFARVSEKGIYDYATGHYAPVRFRNYVDNTWIEGVPSTTVEIPSGNYDPVLGLSYMQLSREGLNEQKTQNGGVAIPLPRAFSTPYHLYASRVSASAKEKTFFDGIDTTLAGIASYAPKEQQAVWREKLNALNTTVESAIHAFNAANPEAIAPVLAKGLSQVNALLDELAKSKLPAEDCYNMTHELKLKQRQFNQALQESLGLTMMANTIEGSGAPARVGPFGDMSTQLPTSQTVVPGNKVGVAVHVADQGTEPVALSEVKVISEAGDGFTMTPRSSASHQLAPGGTTDEILDVAVPRTAELTKPYFSRPSLEQSYYDINDPRYLNLPTRPYPLLATATVNYRDVAITLSGVVQTVDRVNGQGPVLEPLLIAPAISLSVSPYAGVVALNDASIELHVQLHSSVKGPAKGTIRLDLPAGWKSIPEVADFATRREGEDQNLSFRVQPQNVQTKPYIITAVAEFNGQKFTQGFQTVGYPGLRPYPHYRPATYRATAVDVKTAPDLRIGYVMGTGDDVATSLADIGIHPTMLSAGEIASADLSHYDAIVLGIRAYAARPELKTFNNRLLEYVHNGGTLIVQYQTQEYDHNYGPYPLSLSNDPEKVIEEDNKVQILVPNDPVLNWPNKITTADFDHWVEERGHGFMRSWDPHYVALTEMHDTDQDPQKGGLLYARYGKGAYVYLSYAFFRQMPDGVPGSFRIMANLLSMAKNPGLALGKEATPTAVGSH